The genomic DNA CGTCTACAGAAGTGAAATCTAAATTTTGTATACTTTCTTTTGCTGCCCCTGTGAAACCATGATCTAACTGATCAAACCCTATCAAAGAAAGTTTCGCATCCAATTCAACTAGCTTACGAATTACTTCTAGCTGCCTTGCATCTCCTCCTATGACAGCAATATGCATCTCAGTCAACATTCCCTAATTCACCTTCTTTTTCTGTCATTTATAAGAAAAGTGCCTACTTTTTCTTTTTCCTCCACATCATATGTAATGTACGAGTTTATGGTGATTGAAAATCCAAATGCACATATGATTTATCAGGTTTCTATGTAGATACAAAAAAAGATGACCAAAATGGCCATCCTTCACTCCGAATTTGAACGATCTATACTATCACAAAGAAGCATATCATGTCCGACTTTCTTTATTTGACTCCATGCCACCCTTACTTCTTGTGGTTCCTTTTTAAAACCTCCCCACTTCCCTACAGGTATTATAAGTGTTTGTATTTGTCCGTCTTTCTCATTAATCTCTAAATCCATATAACCTAAGACTCCCATTTTTTCCGCTTTTTCTATATCTACAACCTCTTTACCACTTAATTCACTTAATCGCATACATACTCCACTCCCACTACTGAATTTTTCATTTGCATTGTCTATAATTAGTACCTATTCTATATGTATAAAAAAAATAACCTTCTCTCATTTAAAAAGAGAGAAGGTTATTATCAGATACATCATAAAAATCGATTATAGTTTTATTCCTTTTGGAAGTTTTCCATCTGGACTAATAAGTGCCGCAGAGAATTCATCAGTAAACATGTTGCGAATTAATCCGTCCACATTTTCTTTTGTTACAGTGTTTACACTTTCAATAATCTCATCAAGTGAACGATGTTTACGAAGAAGCAATTCATTTTTACCGTTACGGCTCATACGGCTATTTGTACTTTCTAAACTTAACATTAAGTTTCCTTTTAATTGCTCTTTACTATTCATAAGCTCTTTTTCTGTAATACCTGTATTTTTCAATGTCTCTAATGTTTCTTGCATTGTTTCATACAGTGTATCTAATTGTTGGCTACCTGTTCCACCGTAAAGTGTTAACATACCTGTATCTTCATAAGAAGAGTGGTAAGAAAATACCGAGTAAGCTAATCCACGTTGCTCACGTACTTCTTGGAATAAACGGCTACTCATGCTACCGCCTAAAACATTATTTAATACAATTAAGTTATAAATATCTTCGTGTCCCATTTGTAAACCTTTATATCCTAGACATAAATGAGCTTGTTCCGTTTCCTTTTTACGGGCTACCTTATTAAAATGGAAAATTGGGCTATGTACTTGTTCACGGTTTGTTGTTCCTTCATAACTACCGAAATATTGCTCCACTGTTTGTAAAAATGCTTCATCAATATTTCCTGCAACTGATACAACTACATTTTCAGGTGTGTAATGATCTTTTATATATTGACGTAACGTATCACCTGTAAACGTATTAAGCGTTTCTTCTGTTCCTAAAATAGGATATCCAAGTGGATGCGTTTCATATGTTGCTTTCGTTAACATATCATGCACAATATCATCTGGCGCATCTTCGTACATTTTAATTTCTTCACATACGACATTCTTCTCTTTTTTCAGTTCTTCCTCATCAAATGTTGAATTAAAGAACATATCTGCTAAAACATCTAAAGCATATTTAGCATGCTCATCTAATACTTTTGCATAGTAACAAGTATATTCTTTTGAAGTAAA from Bacillus cereus G9842 includes the following:
- a CDS encoding M16 family metallopeptidase, encoding MIKKYTCKNGVRIVMENIPTVRSVAIGIWIHAGSRNENEKNNGISHFLEHMFFKGTETRSAREIAESFDSIGGQVNAFTSKEYTCYYAKVLDEHAKYALDVLADMFFNSTFDEEELKKEKNVVCEEIKMYEDAPDDIVHDMLTKATYETHPLGYPILGTEETLNTFTGDTLRQYIKDHYTPENVVVSVAGNIDEAFLQTVEQYFGSYEGTTNREQVHSPIFHFNKVARKKETEQAHLCLGYKGLQMGHEDIYNLIVLNNVLGGSMSSRLFQEVREQRGLAYSVFSYHSSYEDTGMLTLYGGTGSQQLDTLYETMQETLETLKNTGITEKELMNSKEQLKGNLMLSLESTNSRMSRNGKNELLLRKHRSLDEIIESVNTVTKENVDGLIRNMFTDEFSAALISPDGKLPKGIKL
- a CDS encoding YlmC/YmxH family sporulation protein, which produces MRLSELSGKEVVDIEKAEKMGVLGYMDLEINEKDGQIQTLIIPVGKWGGFKKEPQEVRVAWSQIKKVGHDMLLCDSIDRSNSE